In the Streptomyces sp. 840.1 genome, one interval contains:
- a CDS encoding iron-siderophore ABC transporter substrate-binding protein, whose translation MNRARRLAAAASTGLALLAAAACGTTDVDKATAGSSAAASPASKDCAQDTTAPSTKPVSFKDGVGRQVKLDKPAERIAVLEWQQVEDALTLCVTPAAVSDAKGYRTWTSAEKLPGGVTDIGTREEPDLDTLYAAKPDLIVVEAFDAKDEMIKKLEKRGVPVMATRGADPKDPIGNMRKVFSMIGAATGRTERADQVLKEFDEHLATAKRQVTEADLPTKDFLFFDGWLEGGNLTVRPYANGALFTEIGKELGMTPAWTNDVNKEHGDGGVDAAYGLAQTDVEGLTGVGDANLFYANDDGAGGYVAALAKNPIWKKLPAVKEGRAHAFPARVWGAGGPRSCAQAIDAYVDVLDKK comes from the coding sequence ATGAACCGTGCCCGTCGCCTGGCGGCCGCAGCCTCGACCGGGCTCGCCCTGCTCGCCGCAGCGGCCTGCGGAACGACCGACGTCGACAAGGCGACGGCGGGCAGCAGCGCCGCCGCGTCCCCCGCGTCGAAGGACTGCGCCCAGGACACCACGGCCCCCTCGACAAAGCCCGTCTCCTTCAAGGACGGGGTCGGCCGCCAGGTGAAGCTCGACAAGCCCGCCGAGCGGATCGCGGTCCTCGAATGGCAGCAGGTCGAGGACGCGCTGACGCTGTGCGTCACCCCTGCGGCCGTCTCCGACGCCAAGGGCTACCGCACCTGGACCAGCGCGGAGAAGCTGCCCGGCGGCGTGACGGACATCGGCACCCGCGAGGAGCCCGACCTCGACACCCTGTACGCCGCCAAGCCCGATCTCATCGTCGTGGAGGCCTTCGACGCCAAGGACGAGATGATCAAGAAGCTGGAGAAGCGGGGCGTCCCCGTCATGGCCACGCGCGGTGCGGACCCGAAGGACCCGATCGGGAACATGCGGAAGGTGTTCAGCATGATTGGTGCGGCGACGGGACGCACGGAGCGGGCGGACCAGGTGCTCAAGGAGTTCGACGAGCACCTCGCGACGGCGAAGCGGCAGGTCACCGAGGCGGACCTGCCGACGAAGGACTTCCTCTTCTTCGACGGCTGGCTCGAAGGCGGCAACCTGACCGTACGCCCCTACGCGAACGGCGCCCTGTTCACCGAGATAGGCAAGGAACTCGGCATGACCCCGGCGTGGACCAACGACGTCAACAAGGAACACGGTGACGGAGGCGTGGACGCCGCCTACGGCCTCGCGCAGACCGACGTCGAGGGACTCACCGGCGTGGGCGACGCCAACCTGTTCTACGCGAACGACGACGGCGCCGGCGGCTACGTCGCGGCGCTCGCCAAGAACCCGATCTGGAAGAAGCTCCCGGCCGTGAAGGAAGGCCGCGCCCACGCGTTCCCGGCGCGCGTCTGGGGCGCCGGCGGTCCGCGCTCCTGCGCGCAGGCCATCGACGCGTACGTCGACGTGCTCGACAAGAAGTGA
- a CDS encoding iron ABC transporter permease — protein MSAVRTAAPGAGPLPAAGRGSGPAGAAVLALLLAATVLVGMWHLTQGTSGVGVGDLLRHLAGGHEGEDGAPVGEILTGSRLPRLFAGVAVGFALGCAGTLLQSVTHNTLASPDTLAVTSGAYFTLTLVAAFGLTVPLWASGAVAFAGGLVAAALVLLLAGRAAGTAGTRLILAGSATAMALDAATGMLLILFNQNTTGLFAWGSGSLAQLNIDASLRAAPLIAVMLCVALALSRRLDVMNLGDDTAATLGVPIRTTRVTAVICAVLLTSTAVTLAGPIGFVGLGAPVVARLIAGRVRALRRHLLLIPAAGLLGALLVLLADATLRAVQGADGAAAIPTGVPTALLGGVVIVVLAMRLRDTGGVSRPPRARVAVRSRRAFLLVTSGTVVLLAAAALTAVLAGSLWLRTGDLVLWLQGAAPDLIGQALDDRVPRVTAAIAAGAALGLAGCVVQSSVRNPLAEPGVLGITAGAGLGAASIATSGLPGGRPVLIAVAVAAGLATFAVIALLAWRGGFLPDRFVLIGIGMGYGLSAVTTFLLLRADPYNTPRIFTWLSGTTYGRTFSDVVPVAIALALALPVLLSMRGRLDLLAVDEDTPRIVGVRVERTRFTALAIAAVLAALSVIAVGVVGFVGLVAPHLARSLVGARHGRAIPVSMLLGGVLVCVADALGRTVVAPSQVPAGLMIALVGAPYFVWVLRKSRA, from the coding sequence GTGAGCGCGGTACGCACAGCGGCACCTGGGGCGGGGCCGCTGCCGGCCGCCGGTCGCGGCAGCGGCCCCGCCGGGGCGGCCGTCCTGGCGCTCCTCCTCGCCGCCACCGTCCTGGTCGGCATGTGGCACCTGACACAGGGGACTTCGGGCGTCGGCGTCGGTGACCTGCTGCGCCATCTCGCCGGGGGACACGAGGGCGAGGACGGCGCGCCCGTCGGCGAGATCCTCACCGGCTCGCGCCTGCCGCGCCTGTTCGCGGGCGTCGCGGTGGGCTTCGCCCTCGGCTGCGCCGGCACGCTCCTCCAGTCCGTCACCCACAACACGCTCGCCTCGCCGGACACCCTCGCGGTCACGTCCGGGGCCTACTTCACCCTCACGCTCGTCGCCGCCTTCGGCCTCACCGTCCCGCTGTGGGCGTCGGGCGCCGTCGCGTTCGCCGGCGGGCTCGTCGCGGCGGCACTCGTGCTGCTCCTCGCGGGCCGCGCCGCGGGCACCGCCGGCACCCGACTCATCCTCGCCGGATCCGCGACGGCGATGGCCCTGGACGCCGCGACCGGGATGCTCCTCATCCTGTTCAACCAGAACACGACCGGTCTCTTCGCCTGGGGAAGCGGCTCGCTCGCGCAGCTGAACATCGACGCGTCGCTGCGCGCCGCGCCCCTCATCGCCGTCATGCTGTGCGTCGCCCTGGCACTGTCCCGGCGGCTCGACGTGATGAACCTCGGCGACGACACCGCCGCCACCCTCGGTGTGCCGATCCGCACCACCCGCGTGACCGCGGTGATCTGCGCGGTACTGCTGACCAGCACGGCGGTGACCCTCGCCGGCCCGATCGGCTTCGTCGGCCTCGGCGCGCCCGTCGTGGCCCGCCTGATCGCGGGACGGGTCCGCGCGCTGCGCCGGCACCTGCTCCTGATCCCCGCCGCCGGACTGCTCGGCGCACTGCTCGTCCTCCTCGCGGACGCGACCCTGCGCGCCGTGCAGGGCGCGGACGGTGCCGCCGCCATCCCCACCGGCGTGCCGACCGCGCTCCTCGGCGGCGTCGTGATCGTGGTCCTCGCGATGCGGCTGCGTGACACGGGCGGGGTCAGCCGGCCACCGCGCGCGCGGGTCGCCGTACGCTCACGCCGCGCCTTCCTCCTCGTCACGTCCGGCACGGTGGTACTGCTGGCCGCAGCCGCCCTCACGGCGGTCCTGGCGGGCAGCCTCTGGCTGCGGACCGGTGACCTCGTGCTGTGGCTCCAGGGCGCCGCCCCGGACCTGATCGGCCAGGCGCTCGACGACCGGGTCCCGCGCGTGACCGCCGCGATCGCCGCCGGCGCGGCGCTCGGACTGGCCGGCTGCGTCGTGCAGAGCTCGGTGCGCAACCCGCTGGCGGAACCCGGGGTGCTCGGCATCACGGCGGGCGCCGGTCTCGGCGCGGCGAGCATCGCGACCTCCGGCCTGCCCGGTGGCCGGCCGGTACTCATCGCAGTGGCGGTCGCGGCTGGGCTGGCCACGTTCGCGGTGATCGCCCTGCTGGCCTGGCGCGGCGGCTTCCTGCCCGACCGGTTCGTCCTGATCGGCATCGGCATGGGGTACGGCCTCAGCGCCGTCACCACCTTCCTCCTGCTGCGCGCGGACCCGTACAACACGCCCCGGATCTTCACCTGGCTCTCCGGCACGACCTACGGCCGCACGTTCTCCGATGTCGTCCCGGTCGCGATCGCCCTGGCGCTCGCGCTCCCCGTACTGCTGTCCATGCGCGGCCGCCTCGACCTGCTCGCCGTCGACGAGGACACCCCCCGCATCGTCGGTGTCAGGGTGGAGCGGACCCGCTTCACCGCCCTGGCGATCGCCGCGGTCCTCGCGGCGCTCAGCGTGATCGCCGTCGGCGTCGTCGGTTTCGTGGGGCTCGTCGCCCCGCACCTCGCCCGCTCCCTGGTGGGTGCCCGGCACGGCCGGGCGATCCCCGTCTCGATGCTGCTCGGCGGAGTGCTCGTGTGTGTGGCGGACGCCCTCGGCCGCACGGTCGTGGCCCCCTCCCAGGTGCCGGCGGGCCTCATGATCGCGCTGGTCGGCGCACCGTACTTCGTGTGGG